Part of the Paenibacillus guangzhouensis genome is shown below.
CCGCAAAAGCCACTAGTGTCTGTGTCACGACGGCCAGCAATCCGATCAAAGCCATTCCTACAAACAGTACCGTACTGTTCGAGGCAGTTCCGACAATCACCAAGGCGAAAATGGACAATAACATCTGACCGATAATCAAGCGACGTTGATTCAAAATATCTCCAAGCGGGACCAACAACAGCAGCCCTAATCCATAAAAAATCTGTGTGATCGTAATCACGATGCCAATGATGGAGTAGTCAATACGGAACTCATTCGACAGCTGATCGAGAAGCGGCTGCGCGAAATAGATATTGGCAACCGACATCCCGCAGGCGACGGCAAATAATAGTGTCACATAGCCTGGCATGGACGCACGAATCGATGTGGCTGACGTGTTCTGCGGTAAATGTGACGTAGCGGTTTTGATGACGACCTTCTTGGTTGCTTTATTGCTAATCTCATTCATTCGTGCACCTCCTTTCATCAGTTTCATTCACAATAACATAACGTACTGTTCGGTATGTTATTTACCTCCGTAACTATATCCCAGGCTCTCACATGCTGTCAATTATATTTTAATTTCATGTTTATTAGTTAAACAAATGCTTTAATACCAAGAGGTTGTATCTATCTTCATTTGACAAAGTCAATACCAAAATAATATACTGTTAGGTATATTAATATGAACATCGAGCAGACTCGGAATCAAGATGCAGTAAAAAAAATCAAGATTAATGAGAGGTATTCATCATGGCAAGAACCCGTGAATTTGACGAAAATAAAGTATTGGATGCAGCGATGCAGCTTTTTTGGGAGAAGGGGTATGAAGCCACCTCAATAAGCGATTTAACCGCTAGAATGGGCATTCAACGTCCCAGCATCTATTCTGCCTTTGGTGATAAGAAAGAACTGTTCGAAGCCGCACTTCGCAAATACACCATGTCCCGTGCGTCCGATATTCGAACTAGGCTTCAAAGCCATACATCCGTTAAAGAAGCTTTTTTCGCTTTTTTTGAGAGTGTCGTTGATGAGGAATATGTAGAAGATCGAAGTCGAGGCTGCTTTTGCATTAATACGATGGTCGAACTCGCTCCTCATGACGAGAAATTTGAAATTTTGACCAGAGAACACCAGATGTACTTAACCGTTATTTTTCAAGAAACGATTGAACGTGGAAAAAAATCAGGCGAATTGGAGTCCAATACAGATGCTAAGGCATTATCACAGGCACTTGTTCTATCGTTAATCGGACTTTCCGTCATGGTGAAATCTCGTCCGCAGCGCTCTTTTTTTGATAATGCGATTACTGCGACACTTTCCATCCTTAAGTAATGAGAAAAAAACCGAGGAATCTGGATATTTCCCAGCAATTCCTCGGTTTTTATCTAATGCATGAACTAGGACAATCAATAGCCAGCTAGCCTTTGTAATTCCTCCGAATCCTCATACTGCAGCACTCTGGCCAAAGAAAGTATCGCTTCCTTCGTTGGTACCCTATCATCACTTACGATGGACTGAATGAGCGAGTAGCTGATTCCGCTTTTTTCAGCTAGCTTGCGCAGCGTCATGTCCTTCTGTTTGCGTAATTGTTCGATCTTTTGCCCAAATGTCAATTTGGTCTCCCCCACTCTCTCTTTTCAAAATTTGCACGAGGTGAATTAATCTTCGTTACTTTTATATTCTAGAATATCTCCTGGCTGACATTCTAACGCCTTACAGATCGCTTCCAACGTGGAGAATCGAATCGCTTTTGCCTTTCCATTTTTTAATATTGAAAGATTCGCCATCGTAATTCCCACTCTTTCGGCAAGCTCCGTAACACTCATTTTCCTTTTCGCCAACATCACATCGACATTGATAATAATCGACATGTTCTTCACCTCAGATCGTTAAGTCATTTTCTGATTTTATATCGATGGCATTCTTCAACAGCTTCTGAAGAACGGCGGCAAAGACAGCTATCACCAATGAAGCAAAAATGATGACGATTCCGATTACGATAATCCCTGGTGCATCGTCTTTTTCTGCCACAAGATAAAAGATTGGCATCGCTGCCACATAAAAAATACTGATTGTAATTGCACAGTAGATGATGTTCGTAAGCGCCTTGACAGATAATTCTGAAAAAGCATTGTTCTTATCAATATAGCTTAAAAGCTTCCATGCCTGATACAATGCCATGAAAAACGCTACCGCCGTTATATACACGCCTATTAACATAGGATATTGCAAATAAGCTGCCTCTAGATAATGTTCTGCTGCTTCTTTGGCGATTGAAGGTATCCCAAATATACACAACGCAAGAATCGGAATTCCAATAAGAAACACAGCTATCTTCAAAAAGAGTGTTTCTCGTTTCATAAAAAGCACCTCACTTATTTAGTATCCATTTGAATTTACCACGTTTATTATCGATAAACAATAAATAATTGCTGATTATTATTATATACTTATTGTTATGTGTAAAATCTCAAAAAAAACCGACTCTAACATTAGAGTCGGTAACAAATTAGAAATAGACTTTTTTTCGCTTATTTCTTGACGTCTCCAGAACATAAACGGGATAAGCATTAGGGAAAGTATACTCCCAGCAATAACAAGTGTGGCTCCTGAAGTAATTGCCATCGCTGTACGTCCAATCTTATCGACCAGGACTAATGGATAACCTCTTCCATTTGAGCTCCTGTTACATGCTTCAAAGCTTCAATATGAAGTTCAATCTGGATTCCGATCTTCCCGCCGCTTACGACAATTCGTTCAAGTGTGGCTGCACTACCGTCAATAAATGTTGGATATTTCTTTTTCATACCTATTGGCGAGCATCCGCCGCGAATATATCCTGTCCATTTTTGAATTTCTTTAACGGGCAGCATCTCCACCCTTTTCTCTCCAGCAACTTTAGCAGCCTTTTTCAAATTTAGCTCAGCTTCTACGGGAATAACAAATACATAAATTCTGTCTTTCTCCCCATTTACGACTAATGTCTTATAAACCATATTGAGTTCCTTACCAGTCTTCTTCGCGACAGAAATTCCGTCGATATGTCCATCTTGGATATCATATGTTATGACATCATACGTAACTTGATATTGGTCGAGAATTCGCATGGCATTTGTTTTTGTTTTTGACATTGTACTTTCTCCTATATCATCGATCATTTCATTTTACCACAACGATATCATCACTTCGTTTTATTTTTTGTTGGCGACTGGTATCGAAATTTTCTTATTGTAAGTTTTAATATATTGGTACCCGTCCACCAACAGGAATTCCGGCTTGTCAGCGGTATGAAAAGAATACGTCTGCTCCCACATGATGTTTCCGTTCTTCAAATCCCAAGGACGTTCTTCAGAGATCGATGATACTGGGACGACGTTACCACCGGCTTGGATGGACAAATTGTCCTTTTCCAAAAACGTAAACTGATTTCTGGCAATCACGATATCATAGCCTGTATCGGTTTTGGTCACGCTACGAATCCATAACTTCTCCTCCCCGACTCTGATCGATCGATCGGATGGTGTTGCAAGCGAGATGGGTTCATTGATCTTATGGTATCCTTCAAAATTTTCGAGGACAAGCTCAATGGAATGAATTTGATCTGTAGGGAATGCAGCGAATTGAAGTTGAAAGTCTGGATTACGTCCCCCTGCTCTACTCTTGCCTACTTCTGTTCCATTCACATACAGCTTGGTTTCACCTGAAAATCTCGGATACTCTTCTAATTCATAGTGCCCCTTCACGATGGTTGACGTAGGGGAAGCAGTAATATAGTCATAATGGATCGTCCCTTTATCAACTGCGATAGATGCGGATAAATCCTCTTTGATGATACTCTTCATCGCCTTATTCGCTTCAAAGTTGAAGGTGATGGGATAGGACAACTTTTTCCCATTATTGTGCCACTCCGTAAATGTAACAGTTAAGGTGCGAGCAAATGGGCTAACAGGCTTGAAATCATGATCTCCGACGAACTGGCTTTTGTTCTTGCCTGGTCCGCCGCCGCCTCCTAACGAATCTGAATTGGTTAAGAATCCTTTCAAGTTCTCAAATCCATATCGACGAAAATCATCGTCCGTAAACGCAATACCTGCAGGTCGATCAATGGTGTAATACATACGAAATACATTATCGTCAGCAATGACACCTTGAATTGTAACGACCGTGCCGTCTTGAAGCGTTATGCTTTTGTCAACAGATTGGCCGTAACCCTGCTCCACCACTTCGGCAAAACTAAGTGTGTTCAAGTTGATGTTGAAGTAATAAGCTAAGGCAGGATACTCGTAAACGCCAACCATGAGAATAAGCGCTGCTGCAGCTGATGATATCCAAGCGATGGCTTTATTCATCTTCCTTTTTTTCGTTGGAACACGTTGTAGTGCATCCCGAAGTCTTCCCTCAAGTTCTGGCGGCGTCTGAACCTGATTCATCGTCTGTTTATACCCCTGTAATTTCTCCTCGATCGTCTTCATAACGATCACCTCCGATCATGGCTTTCAGTTTTAGCATGCCTTGTGAGATCCGCGATTTGATGGTACCTAGCGGTGCACCGGTCATATCCGCAATCGTCTGATATGGCAGATCATGAACATATCGAAGTTCGATCGCTTCTCGTTGCTGTGCATTCAGATGAGACAGCAGAACCTGCATGTCCATTTCGGACTCGGTGTCGAGGTAAGGGTTATCGTCGCTTGGTACTTCGAGTGATGATTCGCGATTCTCTTCCAATGGAACAAAACGCACCTTTTTGCGAAGTAGTGTTTTGCACCGATTGACGAGAATGGTTTTGCTCCAGCTATAGAATGCTTCGCCCTTTTGCAGTTGATCGATCTTCTCATAGACGGTGACAATCATATCCTCCATCGCATCCATCGCATCATGCTCGTTACTCATATAGGAATATGCAAGACGATAATAAGCGTCCTGATCAGCCATAATGAGTTGTAATAGCGCTTCTTTGTTGCCTCTTTTGGCTTGTTTGACAAGATGGCTTACGTTCATGTTCTCTCCCCTTTTCATAGATAAGAGGTTCTAAGTGATATTAAAGTTCATTTTGTTCAAAAAAACTTTTTTGCCCTACTGATCCTTTTCAAGGAATTAAAGTGGGTCTATTCAATGTTACCTAAGAATTGATTATATAACTCCTATTCGTGAACACCAAAAAAGCCGCGATTTTCGCGGCTCTTCATCGGAATATATAAGGAACTATGGGAGCGTGATATCATCAGGCCAATG
Proteins encoded:
- a CDS encoding helix-turn-helix domain-containing protein, whose amino-acid sequence is MTFGQKIEQLRKQKDMTLRKLAEKSGISYSLIQSIVSDDRVPTKEAILSLARVLQYEDSEELQRLAGY
- a CDS encoding helix-turn-helix domain-containing protein; amino-acid sequence: MSIIINVDVMLAKRKMSVTELAERVGITMANLSILKNGKAKAIRFSTLEAICKALECQPGDILEYKSNED
- a CDS encoding TetR/AcrR family transcriptional regulator translates to MARTREFDENKVLDAAMQLFWEKGYEATSISDLTARMGIQRPSIYSAFGDKKELFEAALRKYTMSRASDIRTRLQSHTSVKEAFFAFFESVVDEEYVEDRSRGCFCINTMVELAPHDEKFEILTREHQMYLTVIFQETIERGKKSGELESNTDAKALSQALVLSLIGLSVMVKSRPQRSFFDNAITATLSILK
- a CDS encoding DUF4179 domain-containing protein, with the protein product MKTIEEKLQGYKQTMNQVQTPPELEGRLRDALQRVPTKKRKMNKAIAWISSAAAALILMVGVYEYPALAYYFNINLNTLSFAEVVEQGYGQSVDKSITLQDGTVVTIQGVIADDNVFRMYYTIDRPAGIAFTDDDFRRYGFENLKGFLTNSDSLGGGGGPGKNKSQFVGDHDFKPVSPFARTLTVTFTEWHNNGKKLSYPITFNFEANKAMKSIIKEDLSASIAVDKGTIHYDYITASPTSTIVKGHYELEEYPRFSGETKLYVNGTEVGKSRAGGRNPDFQLQFAAFPTDQIHSIELVLENFEGYHKINEPISLATPSDRSIRVGEEKLWIRSVTKTDTGYDIVIARNQFTFLEKDNLSIQAGGNVVPVSSISEERPWDLKNGNIMWEQTYSFHTADKPEFLLVDGYQYIKTYNKKISIPVANKK
- a CDS encoding DUF2975 domain-containing protein yields the protein MKRETLFLKIAVFLIGIPILALCIFGIPSIAKEAAEHYLEAAYLQYPMLIGVYITAVAFFMALYQAWKLLSYIDKNNAFSELSVKALTNIIYCAITISIFYVAAMPIFYLVAEKDDAPGIIVIGIVIIFASLVIAVFAAVLQKLLKNAIDIKSENDLTI
- the ybaK gene encoding Cys-tRNA(Pro) deacylase gives rise to the protein MSKTKTNAMRILDQYQVTYDVITYDIQDGHIDGISVAKKTGKELNMVYKTLVVNGEKDRIYVFVIPVEAELNLKKAAKVAGEKRVEMLPVKEIQKWTGYIRGGCSPIGMKKKYPTFIDGSAATLERIVVSGGKIGIQIELHIEALKHVTGAQMEEVIH
- a CDS encoding sigma-70 family RNA polymerase sigma factor, giving the protein MNVSHLVKQAKRGNKEALLQLIMADQDAYYRLAYSYMSNEHDAMDAMEDMIVTVYEKIDQLQKGEAFYSWSKTILVNRCKTLLRKKVRFVPLEENRESSLEVPSDDNPYLDTESEMDMQVLLSHLNAQQREAIELRYVHDLPYQTIADMTGAPLGTIKSRISQGMLKLKAMIGGDRYEDDRGEITGV